In Paenibacillus durus, the DNA window GATGTACCCGAACCGGTTCAACAACAAGACGAACGGGATCACTCATCGCCGCTGGCTGATGCATGCCAACCGGGATTTGGCCGGTCTAATCACTGAGGCGATCGGTCCGCGCTGGATAACCCATCCGCAGGAAATGATCGGCCTGATCAAATACTGCGAGGATGCTTCGTTCCAGCAAAAGGTATCCGATATCAAACGGAAGAACAAGCTGCGTCTGGCGGAATACATCAAGAGCAAGCATAACGTCATGATCGATCCGGACTCCATTTTCGATGTCCAGGTCAAACGTCTGCATGCTTATAAGCGCCAACTGCTTAATATTTTGCACATTATGCATTTGTACAATCAGATTAAGGCGAGTCCGAATCTCGACATGGTGCCCCGCACGTTTATTTTCGGCGCTAAAGCGGCTCCGAGCTATCATTTGGCGAAACGGATTATCAAGCTCATCAATACCGTTGCCGATATCGTGGCCAAAGACCCTGACGTGAAGGGCAAAATCCGTATCTTCTTCTTGGAGAACTATTCAGTATCCCTGGCAGAGAAGATTATCCCGGCGGCTGATGTCAGCGAGCAGATCTCGACGGCGAGCAAGGAAGCTTCCGGCACCGGAAATATGAAGTTTATGATGAACGGCGCGCTGACCATCGGAACGATGGACGGAGCCAATGTCGAGATGAATGAAATGATCGGCAACGATAATATGTTCCTGTTCGGACTGCGCGCAGAGCAGGTAATGGATTATTACCAGTACGGCGGATATTATGCCCGCGATATGTACAACAGCGACAGCCGGTTGAAAGAAGTTCTGGACCAGCTTATTACACCGGGGCCGATCTGCTGCTACCATCAGGATTTCGAGAATATTTTCCATTCACTGCTCGATAATAACGACGAATTCTTCGTGCTTAAGGATTTTCCGAGTTATGTGGAGACGCATGTGGAAATCGACCGCGCTTACCGCAACCGGAGCGAATGGCTGAAGAAGTCCATTATCAATATCGGCCATTCCGGCAAGTTCTCAAGCGACAATACGATTAGCCGTTACGCGTCCGAAATTTGGAATATCCGGTCTGTACCGCTCTGAAGCCATATGAAACGAACGGCAGCAGAAAAAGAAATATAACGGCAAGCGGCTGTGCCCCGAAGATTCGGAGCGCAGCCGCTTTTGCTCATGTATGAATACGGAATATCGCCATGCGGCAGGCACAATTGAATATGGTTAAAGAACCTCGGAGACCATGGTTGCAAAGCGCTCCAGAAACCGTCGTTCCTCGTCGTCGAACCGGTGTTTGAGCGGGCTGTCAACATCAAGCACGCCCAGAAGCCGTTCGTCCTTAATCAGCGGAACGACAACTTCGCTGTTGGAGGCGAGATCGCAGGCGATATGTCCCGGAAAGGCATGCACATCGTCCACGACTAGTGTCCGGCGTTCGTTAGCCGCCGTGCCGCAGACGCCCCGGCCCAGCGGGATGCGGATGCAGGCGGGCAGACCCTGGAAAGGGCCGAGCACAAGCTCCTTGCCGTCATAAAGATAGAATCCGACCCAGTTCGTGTCCGTGAGAGAGAGCTTAAGCAGCGCCGCAGCATTGGCCAAATTCGCTATTGCATTCGGTTCGTCTTTCATCAAGGCCCCAAGCTGAATTAGAACGGATTCAAACCGCTCGCTGCGCGTTCCGTCATAGGGCATAGCCTGAAACATGGAGCATCACCTTCCTATACATGAAGTCAATCTTGAATGAGCAACTGTTGTATCTAACAACATAGTACAGCCGCCAAGCAGTCGTCAAGCCTTGGCGCAGTATTGTCAAATTTATACAACCGGTTGCTGTTGCCTCCCCCGAACCCATGCGTGTTTCCGCCCGAGGGTTAGGGGGTAATAACTCTATAGACCAAGGAAGGCTTAATGGCCGGAAGGAGTGAAACATGCGAGCCGATGTACAGAATATGTTCATAGGAATCCACATGCTTTATAATGCCCGCGAGCGGGACCTGACGGTGACCGATATGCAGACTAAGCTTGAGAATTACGGATACAGGATAGGTGAGCGTGAAGTCAAGCAAGAGCTGGAGCGTTTGACGCAGGATAACTTCCTGACCGCCCATGGCGAGGAGTACAGCATTACGGGTACGGGAATCGAGGAGTACAAGGAAATTCTGGCCAAGCTGGAGCTGCTGCTTAGCGAGGCTAGGAAACCATTTAAGACTGCCGATACGGCGGGCTGAACCAAGGGAGCGGGCTTCGCCCGAGCCCATACCCAAATGGAATGAATTATTATTTTGGCGCCAGTAGGGATGCATTCCGCGTCCTGTACGGGCGCTATTTTTGTTGGCTTCAAAATAAGGTATAATGGACGGATTACAAGGGGGCGAGGGGATGGAGGAGCACAGCGAAACAGCGCCCGAACTGGCTGGCCGCAGACTGAAGCTGCGGGCTTTAAGACAGGAGGATTCCGGCGCGCTTCTTCACTGCTGGTCCCATCCGGAGGCGGCTTATTGGCTTGGAATCAAGCCGCTGGTCTCCAAGGCGGAAGCGGAAGAACTCATCCGGCTGCTCCTGGAAATGGAGCGTGAAGAGGAGAGCCTGCGCTGGAGCATTGAGCTCACCAGCGGGGAGGTGATCGGCAGCTGCGGTTATAACAACTGGCAGCTGACGGGAGCCTTCCGCGGCGAGGTGGGCTGCGAGTTATCGCCGGCATTTTGGGGCCAGGGGTATATGCGCGAAGCGCTGACGCTGGCGCTTCGGTATGGCTTCGAAGAGATGAAGCTGAACCGGGTGGAGGCGCAGTGCCTTCCGGCCAACCTCCGGTCTGGCCGGATGTTTGCCTCGCTCGGGTTCCGCAGGGAGGGAACGCTGCGCGAGTACCGCCATACACCGTCCGGGTTTCAGGACGTAGATTTATATGCGCTGCTGCGCCGGGATTGGCGCGATTTATAATCCTAGAGAGAGAAGGATAATCATTCATGATGCTGCGAGGAACGTCAGAACGCGGGCTGATCTTGACGGGGGTGCTGCTGGCAACCTTTCTGGCCGCGATTGAAGGCACTGTTACCGGACCTGCCGGGCCGGCCATAGCCGGTGATTTTAAAGGCATGCAGTGGCTCAGCTGGATCTTCACCGCTTATTTGCTGGCAATGGCGGTAACTACGCCGATTTTTGGCAAAATCAGCGATCTGTTCGGCCGGAAGCCCGTATTCTTAGGGGGGACTGCCGTATTTCTCGCCGGCTCGCTGCTGTGCGCAGTGTCTCAGAGTATGGAGCAGCTTGTGGCCTTTCGCGCGCTGCAGGGGATGGGTGCAGGAGCTCTGATTCCAGTTACATTTACGATCATTGGGGATATATACAGCATTGAAGAGCGGGCCAAGACTCAAGGCATGCTGAGTTCGGTATGGGGAATTTCTTCGCTGGTCGGCCCGCTGCTTGGCGGTTATGTGGTCGATTATTTGAGCTGGCGCTGGGTCTTTGTCTTTAATCTGCCGTTTGGCCTGCTGGCGATTGTCTTTATCGCCCGGTACTTGAAGGAAGACCGGATACGCCGCAAGACGGAGATCGATATATTCGGCGTCCTGCTGTTCGCGGCAGGAATGGGCGCGCTGCTGTTCGGCTTGTCCACCGGCGGACAGAACTTTTCATGGAATTCGCCGCTGCTGATCGCCACGCTTGCGGCATCTGTACTGCTGCTGGCCGCCTTTTGGGCAGTGGAACGGCGCGTCCTGGAGCCGATGCTTCCGCTCGGTCTGTTCCGGGTCCGCAACATCGCCTTCTCGACGGGCTCCAACCTGTTAATCAGCACGCTGGTTATCGGGCTGTCTACATATGTGCCGCTCTGGGTACAGGGGGTGAACGGAGGCAGCGCGGCATTGTCCGGCCTACTGATTGCTCCGCTGTCGGTCGGCTGGATATTCGGCTCCGTGGCTGGCGGACGCCTAATCCTGCGCGCGGGCTCGCGCCGAACAGCGATGCTGGGCCTTGCGCTGATCTTCGCCGGAGCCTTAGGCCTTGCGCTACTGTCCCGAGGCTCACACTCTTTACCTTTGCTTGCCCTGATGCTGCTCTGCGGCATAGGCTTTGGCTACTGCTCGACCGTCTTTACGATTATCGCCCAGTCTTCTGTGGGACATAGCATGCGCGG includes these proteins:
- a CDS encoding GAF domain-containing protein, which codes for MFQAMPYDGTRSERFESVLIQLGALMKDEPNAIANLANAAALLKLSLTDTNWVGFYLYDGKELVLGPFQGLPACIRIPLGRGVCGTAANERRTLVVDDVHAFPGHIACDLASNSEVVVPLIKDERLLGVLDVDSPLKHRFDDEERRFLERFATMVSEVL
- a CDS encoding GNAT family N-acetyltransferase — encoded protein: MEEHSETAPELAGRRLKLRALRQEDSGALLHCWSHPEAAYWLGIKPLVSKAEAEELIRLLLEMEREEESLRWSIELTSGEVIGSCGYNNWQLTGAFRGEVGCELSPAFWGQGYMREALTLALRYGFEEMKLNRVEAQCLPANLRSGRMFASLGFRREGTLREYRHTPSGFQDVDLYALLRRDWRDL
- a CDS encoding MDR family MFS transporter, which translates into the protein MMLRGTSERGLILTGVLLATFLAAIEGTVTGPAGPAIAGDFKGMQWLSWIFTAYLLAMAVTTPIFGKISDLFGRKPVFLGGTAVFLAGSLLCAVSQSMEQLVAFRALQGMGAGALIPVTFTIIGDIYSIEERAKTQGMLSSVWGISSLVGPLLGGYVVDYLSWRWVFVFNLPFGLLAIVFIARYLKEDRIRRKTEIDIFGVLLFAAGMGALLFGLSTGGQNFSWNSPLLIATLAASVLLLAAFWAVERRVLEPMLPLGLFRVRNIAFSTGSNLLISTLVIGLSTYVPLWVQGVNGGSAALSGLLIAPLSVGWIFGSVAGGRLILRAGSRRTAMLGLALIFAGALGLALLSRGSHSLPLLALMLLCGIGFGYCSTVFTIIAQSSVGHSMRGASTALNTFTRSLGQTVGVAVFGSWLNLRIDQLLKGLSSGGITGEDINKLLDPQAGAELSGTAGGVLRTALEGGLHSLFIVMAVIAALSLLISAGLRSGVPVAEQESIAFKKAQ